Proteins from one Faecalibacterium sp. I3-3-33 genomic window:
- a CDS encoding nitrous oxide-stimulated promoter family protein has translation MQQPPKNLDKKRADEKLLVSEMIALYCRKQHDTPKGALCPECQQLHDYALARIEKCPFMETKTFCSACKVHCYKPEMREKIRAVMRWAGPRMLPVHPVLSIRHVAVTLKSKREAKKANG, from the coding sequence ATGCAGCAACCCCCAAAAAACTTGGATAAAAAGCGTGCAGATGAAAAACTGCTTGTCAGCGAGATGATCGCACTCTACTGCCGCAAACAGCACGATACCCCCAAAGGCGCTTTATGCCCGGAGTGCCAGCAGCTGCACGATTATGCGCTTGCACGCATCGAAAAGTGCCCGTTTATGGAAACAAAAACCTTCTGTTCCGCCTGTAAAGTCCATTGCTATAAACCGGAAATGCGGGAGAAGATCCGCGCTGTCATGCGCTGGGCAGGCCCGCGTATGCTGCCGGTGCACCCGGTATTGTCCATCAGGCATGTGGCGGTCACGCTCAAGTCCAAGCGGGAAGCCAAAAAGGCAAACGGATAA
- a CDS encoding HAD family hydrolase: MYKSIIFDIGGVLVDFDPKAYLVDRLCNAEMEEKVYDLTFGSEEWQLLDAGKLSRYDGNQRMLEHARAEGCAFEVQGVLDDWMHILRPRLRMLELVRRLKNHGYCVYYLSNIPQDVLELLTERGVLAQFDGGVASCEVQVNKPDPQIYKALLKKYQLKSSECVFIDDRLENVQAAFALGFAGIQMKDSVGTLIRSLATCNVTLR; this comes from the coding sequence ATGTATAAAAGCATTATTTTTGATATCGGCGGTGTACTGGTGGATTTTGACCCCAAGGCGTACCTTGTAGACCGGCTGTGCAACGCCGAAATGGAAGAAAAAGTCTATGACCTGACCTTTGGCAGCGAGGAGTGGCAGCTGCTGGATGCAGGCAAGCTTTCCCGCTACGATGGCAACCAGCGGATGCTGGAGCATGCCCGCGCCGAGGGCTGCGCCTTTGAGGTGCAGGGCGTGCTGGACGACTGGATGCACATTCTGCGCCCGCGTCTGCGGATGCTGGAACTGGTGCGGCGGCTGAAGAACCACGGCTATTGCGTGTATTACCTGAGCAATATTCCGCAGGATGTGCTGGAATTGCTGACCGAGCGCGGCGTGCTGGCCCAGTTTGACGGCGGCGTAGCCTCCTGTGAAGTTCAGGTAAACAAGCCTGACCCGCAGATCTACAAGGCTCTGCTGAAGAAGTATCAACTGAAGTCCAGCGAGTGCGTATTTATCGACGACAGGCTGGAAAACGTGCAGGCAGCCTTTGCGCTGGGATTTGCCGGTATCCAGATGAAGGACAGCGTAGGAACTCTGATCCGCAGCCTTGCCACCTGTAACGTGACGCTGCGCTGA
- a CDS encoding PRC-barrel domain-containing protein produces MTIQELCEKEVVQLEQGVCLGRADDLEFDPATAQLQCLILLGRPRLLGLLGRDESLTIPWQEIETIGTDAILVHTAVPKAPAAPHGFWQQLRAKLGL; encoded by the coding sequence GTGACGATCCAGGAATTGTGCGAGAAGGAGGTCGTTCAGCTGGAGCAGGGGGTGTGCCTTGGCCGTGCGGACGATCTGGAGTTTGACCCCGCAACGGCGCAGCTGCAATGCCTGATCTTGCTGGGCAGGCCGCGGCTGCTGGGGCTGCTGGGTCGGGATGAGAGCCTGACCATCCCGTGGCAGGAGATCGAAACAATCGGCACAGACGCAATTCTGGTGCATACTGCTGTGCCAAAAGCACCGGCAGCACCTCACGGCTTCTGGCAGCAGCTGCGGGCAAAGCTGGGTCTGTGA